A window from Argopecten irradians isolate NY chromosome 3, Ai_NY, whole genome shotgun sequence encodes these proteins:
- the LOC138318768 gene encoding carbohydrate sulfotransferase 1-like — protein sequence MKLQCKRLLLKEKRLVGCILLISLSLIVLFNDGSIYTTCDHRPIIQTRNFQKSHQNPAADVLLLGYMRGGTTFMGEILGIRKDQFYVYEPLHRIAKYQYFKEGFVCSMTNASCLDSSGNDTEAIDILRNIYNCDFNTFQKIMLPWQFRKVNSTVLSDCEHRDPLCWHQILLPCFTSHSRVSKVLRLTVGLASRLLNSLPHLKILHLVRDPRAIIDSRLRGSGNTTLDEIKSLCQKIKQDCKDSLQLQRKYPGRIRTIFYEDIATSPMEASKVFEFVGFASEMNDFLHINSMIHSSKTEGVYTTARNNSEQTARKWRTRIPWHVIKWTNDECSDVYDLLGYPQLRSHEDLLNSSIPLRT from the exons ATGAAACTCCAATGTAAACGCTTGTTATTGAAAGAGAAACGACTAGTGGGATGTATACTTCTGATATCTTTGTCTTTGATAGTGCTATTCAACGATGGATCTATCTACACCACCTG TGATCATCGACCGATTATACAAACAAGAAATTTCCAGAAATCTCATCAAAATCCAGCCGCTGATGTCTTGTTGCTAGGGTACATGAGAGGAGGGACTACTTTTATGGGTGAAATTCTGGGAATTCGCAAAGATCAGTTTTATGTATACGAACCTCTACACAGGATAGCCAAGTACCAGTACTTCAAAGAAGGGTTTGTGTGCAGCATGACGAACGCAAGTTGTTT GGATTCCAGTGGAAATGACACAGAAGCTATCGATATTCTCCGCAATATCTACAACTGTGACTTTAACACTTTTCAAAAAattatgttaccatggcaatttCGTAAAGTAAACTCTACCGTATTGTCCGATTGTGAGCACCGTGACCCATTGTGTTGGCACCAGATACTATTACCATGCTTTACATCGCATTCCAGAGTAAGTAAGGTGCTACGTTTGACTGTTGGGTTAGCCTCACGATTACTTAACTCACTGCCTCATTTAAAAATCTTACATTTAGTCAGAGATCCGAGAGCGATCATAGACTCTAGGTTAAGAGGAAGTGGCAACACAACATTGGATGAGATCAAATCTCTttgtcaaaaaataaaacaagactGTAAAGATTCACTTCAGTTGCAACGTAAGTACCCGGGGAGAATCCGTACCATTTTTTACGAGGATATAGCGACAAGCCCAATGGAAGCATCAAAAGTATTTGAATTTGTTGGATTTGCATCTGAAATGAACGACTTTCTTCACATAAATTCTATGATACATTCGTCAAAAACGGAGGGTGTATATACCACGGCTAGAAATAATTCTGAGCAGACGGCTAGAAAATGGAGGACGCGTATCCCTTGGCACGTGATTAAATGGACAAACGATGAATGCTCTGATGTTTACGATCTGCTCGGATACCCACAATTACGATCGCACGAAGATCTTTTAAATAGCAGTATTCCATTACGAACATGA
- the LOC138318769 gene encoding zinc finger FYVE domain-containing protein 21-like isoform X2, with protein MSAPEKKLVRSKSGLRMIPVNNVDVSPFTISEPPWVPDNECVVCMNSSCRAKFDFRRRRHHCRRCGRCFCNSCCDSKVPLNRMCFVDPVRQCNVCVEVSRKENEFFDKHLKTLCNGGDFVLKESGDEIEGSSSTFRCKLSTDNRTVTFESNHDKHEPIQMERLESVQILTGGVDAEGNMVASGIAMKYQNHSSDKNMVKLVINPTSTNKREGQMWIAAMQKAFKLIHETRMLDKP; from the exons ATGTCCGCCCCAGAGAAGAAATTGGTTCGATCAAAAAGTGGTTTACGAATGATACCAGTTAACAACGTGGACGTCAGTCCATTCACAATTAGCGAACCACCCTGGGTTCCAGATAATGAG TGTGTGGTATGTATGAACTCGTCCTGCAGGGCTAAGTTTGATTTCCGCAGGAGAAGG CATCACTGCCGAAGGTGTGGACGGTGTTTTTGTAACTCCTGCTGTGATTCCAAAGTGCCTCTAAACCGCATGTGTTTCGTAGACCCTGTCCGACAGTGCAATGTTTGTGTAGAGGTTAGCCGCAAAGAAAATGAATTCTTCGATAAACATCTTAAAACTCTCTGTAATG gtGGAGATTTTGTGTTGAAGGAGTCAGGGGATGAGATAGAGGGCAGTTCTTCAACATTCCGTTGTAAACTATCAACAGATAATAG AACTGTCACATTTGAAAGTAACCACGATAAACATGAGCCGATACAGATGGAGAGATTGGAGTCGGTACAGATATTAACTGGAGGAGTGGATGCTGAAG GAAACATGGTAGCATCAGGTATAGCTATGAAGTACCAAAATCACAGTTCAGACAAAAACATGGTGAAGCTTGTTATAAACCCGACAAGTACAAACAAGCGTGAGGGACAGATGTGGATAGCTGCCATGCAGAAG GCATTCAAACTGATACATGAAACTCGGATGTTGGACAAACCGTGA
- the LOC138318769 gene encoding zinc finger FYVE domain-containing protein 21-like isoform X1 yields MSAPEKKLVRSKSGLRMIPVNNVDVSPFTISEPPWVPDNECVVCMNSSCRAKFDFRRRRHHCRRCGRCFCNSCCDSKVPLNRMCFVDPVRQCNVCVEVSRKENEFFDKHLKTLCNGGDFVLKESGDEIEGSSSTFRCKLSTDNRTVTFESNHDKHEPIQMERLESVQILTGGVDAEVFPRLDDDGNMVASGIAMKYQNHSSDKNMVKLVINPTSTNKREGQMWIAAMQKAFKLIHETRMLDKP; encoded by the exons ATGTCCGCCCCAGAGAAGAAATTGGTTCGATCAAAAAGTGGTTTACGAATGATACCAGTTAACAACGTGGACGTCAGTCCATTCACAATTAGCGAACCACCCTGGGTTCCAGATAATGAG TGTGTGGTATGTATGAACTCGTCCTGCAGGGCTAAGTTTGATTTCCGCAGGAGAAGG CATCACTGCCGAAGGTGTGGACGGTGTTTTTGTAACTCCTGCTGTGATTCCAAAGTGCCTCTAAACCGCATGTGTTTCGTAGACCCTGTCCGACAGTGCAATGTTTGTGTAGAGGTTAGCCGCAAAGAAAATGAATTCTTCGATAAACATCTTAAAACTCTCTGTAATG gtGGAGATTTTGTGTTGAAGGAGTCAGGGGATGAGATAGAGGGCAGTTCTTCAACATTCCGTTGTAAACTATCAACAGATAATAG AACTGTCACATTTGAAAGTAACCACGATAAACATGAGCCGATACAGATGGAGAGATTGGAGTCGGTACAGATATTAACTGGAGGAGTGGATGCTGAAG TCTTTCCCAGGTTGGATGATGATG GAAACATGGTAGCATCAGGTATAGCTATGAAGTACCAAAATCACAGTTCAGACAAAAACATGGTGAAGCTTGTTATAAACCCGACAAGTACAAACAAGCGTGAGGGACAGATGTGGATAGCTGCCATGCAGAAG GCATTCAAACTGATACATGAAACTCGGATGTTGGACAAACCGTGA